The following is a genomic window from Gammaproteobacteria bacterium.
AGCTTTCGGCTGCGAATCACCCGTCCCACCGTCGCCGGGTGCAAACCGAAATGATCGGCAATCTCCTGGTAGCTGTAGGCGCCAGTCGCATAAGCCGCAACAATGGCGGCATTGCGCTCGGGGTGTTCTGCGACTATCGCCTCCAGCGGTGGCGCAGGCCTTCTGCGCTGGGACCTTGGGATATTCAACTGATCTGTCTGCACCGGTACCTTTTCCTGCATCTTCGCGAC
Proteins encoded in this region:
- a CDS encoding addiction module toxin RelE, with product VAKMQEKVPVQTDQLNIPRSQRRRPAPPLEAIVAEHPERNAAIVAAYATGAYSYQEIADHFGLHPATVGRVIRSRKLSCET